In one window of Porites lutea chromosome 8, jaPorLute2.1, whole genome shotgun sequence DNA:
- the LOC140945252 gene encoding cholesterol 24-hydroxylase-like: protein MQTEVGFEMDSIRNLDSAFPSAVSKTLEGVQANTQNPFWMFQISAFPFQNSVIEAIKYLRYFAKNVIEERVLALRNGKKTPNDILQHIVKEAQENSEIEMDDLVDNFLTIFTAGQETTLSQLSFTLYEVLNNPRIEERILKEVDEVLGHRETVEYEDLAQLQYLDQTLKEALRKYPPVPSAHRILQKEEMFGGFKIPAKTIVIVSCFNVHKSSELWESPDDFDPDRFSPSRKDAMRQSVYFPFFLGPRSCLGKTLAQFEAKVLMSRVLREFKFKILPGQTAKVEENITLRPRNGVICTLTQRNLSQVLKLKNMNEKRFVDHDTSVEDYVESLENGNTKEKTKRDVKLLETFLRNEKNDEREVQDIEPAELNKHLAEFIRSVRRKDGEDYEPSSLRCLVSSIERHLKKNNYTKSIINDKEFELFRKCLQAKQKELKKAGRGNKDKAAVAITDEEVDILHENNLLGVCSAESLLNTVWLNNTIHRNAWLSRA from the exons ATGCAGACTGAG GTTGGTTTTGAAATGGACAGTATACGAAATCTAGACTCGGCATTTCCAAGCGCCGTGTCCAAAACACTGGAAGGAGTGCAAGCGAATACACAAAATCCATTTTGGATGTTCCAGATATCTGCATTTCCCTTTCAAAATTCAGTCATTGAAGCTATAAAGTATCTACGTTACTTTGCCAAAAACGTCATCGAAGAGAGGGTTTTGGCTTTACGAAATGGGAAGAAGACACCAAATGATATATTGCAGCACATTGTCAAAGAAGCGCAGGAGAATTCGGAGATTGAAATGGATGACTTGGTGGACAATTTCTTAACAATTTTTACTGCAG GGCAAGAAACAACCTTGAGTCAGCTCTCATTTACTCTGTACGAAGTTCTGAACAATCCAAGGATTGAAGAAAG GATTTTGAAAGAGGTGGATGAAGTTCTTGGTCATCGTGAGACTGTTGAGTATGAAGATCTTGCCCAACTTCAATACCTTGACCAGACACTGAAGGAAGCCCTACGAAAATATCCTCCCGTTCCTTCCGCCCATAGAATTCTCCAAAAGGAAGAGATGTTTGGTGGTTTCAAAATACCAGCTAAAACAATAGTGATTGTGTCTTGTTTTAATGTTCACAAGTCTTCCGAACTTTGGGAATCTCCAGACGATTTTGATCCTGATCGCTTTTCTCCGTCTCGCAAAGACGCCATGAGGCAGTCCgtatattttccatttttcctgGGACCTAGATCATGCCTTGGAAAAACATTAGCTCAATTCGAGGCTAAAGTTCTTATGTCAAGGGTCCTCAGAGAATTCAAGTTTAAGATTCTACCTGGCCAAACAGCCAAAGTGGAAGAAAATATAACATTAAGGCCTCGAAATGGTGTAATATGCACTTTAACTCAGAG aaatctttcGCAAGTGTTGAAGCTTAAAAACATGAACGAGAAAAGGTTTGTTGATCACGATACTTCAGTCGAGGATTACGTGGAAAGTCTCGAAAACGGGAATacgaaagagaaaacgaaacgaGATGTGAAATTGCTGGAAACGTTTTTGAGAAACGAAAAGAACGACGAGCGAGAAGTGCAAGACATAGAGCCCGCAGAATTAAACAAGCACCTTGCGGAGTTTATTCGTTCTGTGAGACGTAAAGACGGAGAGGATTATGAGCCTTCAAGTTTAAGATGCCTTGTTTCAAGTATTGAAagacatttgaagaaaaataattatactaagAGTATCATTAAcgataaagaatttgaattgtTTAGAAAGTGTTTACAGGCTAAACAAAAAGAGCTGAAGAAAGCAGGCCGAGGCAACAAGGACAAAGCCGCTGTGGCTATCACGGACGAAGAAGTCGATATACTTCacgaaaacaatttgcttggAGTTTGTTCTGCTGAATCATTGTTGAATACTGTTTGGCTGAACAACACCATTCATCGGAATGCGTGGTTGTCAAGAGCATAG
- the LOC140946624 gene encoding cholesterol 24-hydroxylase-like — protein MNREGENGGMTIILMNWYRQYGSVYVLWMLFNPVVILSHPDMAKKALITLNLPKSPRLYSKLSSVFGQRAAGQGIMTEIDHDVWRHKRAMLEPGFHRKYLMNSMDAFNSICDDFLENLRKYADGKTPVRMMDEFERVTLDIIGKVGFGINLNNVGNPDSAFPSAVSKTLEGMQANLQNPFWMFQISSFPFQNSVVEAIRYLRYFAKNVIEERSLALHNGDETPNDILQHIVKEAQENSEIEMDDLVDNFFTIFIAGQETTSSQLSFTLYEILRHPRIEERILKEVDEVLGHREAVEYEDLGQLQYLDQTLKEALRKYPPVATAHRILQKEDIFGGYKIPAKTPVGVSCFNIHNSPEFWESPEDFDPDRFSTSGKVPTMHCAYFPFFLGPRTCIGKTLAQFEAKVVISRVLREFKFEILPGQTGQVKEKMLLRPQDGVICTLTQR, from the exons ATGAACAGAGAGGGAGAAAACGGGGGCATGACCATCATATTGATGAACTGGTATCGGCAATATGGATCGGTTTACGTTTTGTGGATGCTTTTTAATCCCGTTGTTATCCTATCTCACCCTGACATGGCCAAGAAAGCCCTCATCACATTGAATTTGCCCAAATCACCACGTCTTTACTCCAAACTCAGCAGCGTGTTCGGCCAGCGAGCTGCTGGGCAGGGAATTATGACGGAAATCGATCACGATGTCTGGCGTCACAAGCGAGCAATGTTAGAACCCGGATTTCACAGAAAGTATTTGATGAATTCGATGGACGCCTTTAATTCGATTTGTGACGACTTTCTGGAAAATCTGAGGAAATATGCTGATGGTAAAACGCCGGTCAGGATGATGGATGAATTTGAAAGAGTCACCCTCGACATTATTGGCAAG GTTGGTTTTGGCATAAATCTGAACAATGTAGGAAATCCAGACTCGGCATTTCCAAGTGCCGTGTCAAAAACACTGGAAGGAATGCAAGCGAATTTACAAAATCCATTTTGGATGTTCCAGATATCCTCATTTCCCTTTCAAAATTCAGTCGTTGAAGCTATAAGATATCTTCGTTACTTTGCCAAAAACGTCATTGAAGAGAGGAGTTTGGCTTTACACAATGGAGACGAGACACCGAATGATATTTTGCAGCACATCGTCAAAGAAGCGCAGGAGAATTCGGAGATTGAAATGGATGACTTGGTGGATAATTTCTTTACCATCTTTATCGCAG GGCAAGAAACAACATCTAGTCAGCTCTCATTTACTCTGTATGAAATTCTGCGCCATCCAAGGATTGAAGAAAG GATTTTGAAAGAGGTGGATGAAGTTCTTGGTCATCGTGAGGCTGTCGAGTATGAAGATCTTGGCCAACTTCAGTACCTTGACCAGACACTGAAGGAAGCCCTACGGAAATATCCTCCAGTTGCCACCGCCCATAGAATTCTCCAAAAGGAAGACATTTTCGGTGGTTACAAAATACCAGCTAAAACACCAGTAGGTGTTTCTTGTTTTAATATTCACAATTCTCCTGAATTCTGGGAATCTCCAGAGGATTTTGATCCAGATCGCTTTTCTACATCTGGCAAAGTGCCTACGATGCACTGTGcgtattttccattttttctgggACCTAGAACTTGCATTGGAAAGACGTTAGCCCAATTCGAGGCTAAAGTTGTAATTTCAAGGGTCCTCAGAGAATTCAAGTTTGAGATCCTTCCCGGCCAAACAGGCCAagtcaaagaaaaaatgttattaaGGCCTCAAGATGGTGTAATATGCACTTTAACTCAGAGGTAG